From Delphinus delphis chromosome X, mDelDel1.2, whole genome shotgun sequence, a single genomic window includes:
- the LOC132418562 gene encoding LOW QUALITY PROTEIN: glycine receptor subunit alpha-4-like (The sequence of the model RefSeq protein was modified relative to this genomic sequence to represent the inferred CDS: inserted 1 base in 1 codon) — MTTLVPATLSFLLLWTLPGQVLLRVALAKEEVKSGTKVSQPMSPSDFLDKLMGRTSGYDARIRPNFKGPPVNVTCNIFINSFSSITETTMDYRVNVFLRQQWNDPRLAYREYPDDSLDLDPSMLDSIWKPDLFFANEKGADFHAVTTDNKLLRIFKNGNVLYSIRLTLILSCPMDLKNFPMDIQTCTMQLESFGYTMNDLVFEWLEDSPAVQVAEGLTLPQFTLRDEKDLGYCTKRYNTGKFTCIEVKFHLERQMGYYLIQMYIPSLLIVILSWVSFWINMDAAPARVGLGITTVLTMTTQSSGSRASLPKVKRHARELACHRAPHFPFIPXFPPADYFPWI; from the exons ATGACAACTCTTGTTCCAGcaaccctctccttccttctcctctggaCCCTGCCGGGGCAGGTCCTCCTCAG GGTGGCCTTGGCAAAAGAAGAAGTCAAATCTGGGACCAAGGTGTCCCAGCCCATGTCCCCCTCTGATTTCCTGGACAAGCTTATGGGGCGAACATCTGGATATGATGCCAGGATTAGGCCCAATTTTAAAG GCCCACCTGTGAACGTGACCTGCAACATCTTCATCAACAGTTTCAGCTCCATCACCGAGACTACCATG GACTACCGGGTGAACGTCTTCTTGCGGCAGCAGTGGAACGACCCACGCCTGGCCTACCGAGAATATCCTGATGACTCGCTGGACCTCGATCCCTCCATGCTGGACTCTATTTGGAAGCCAGATCTGTTCTTTGCCAATGAGAAAGGGGCCGATTTTCATGCGGTGACCACAGACAACAAGTTGCTGCGCATCTTCAAGAATGGAAATGTGCTCTACAGCATCAG GCTGACTCTCATTTTATCCTGCCCAATGGACCTGAAGAACTTCCCCATGGATATCCAGACTTGCACGATGCAGCTGGAGAGCT TTGGCTACACCATGAATGACCTCGTGTTTGAGTGGCTGGAAGATTCTCCTGCTGTCCAAGTGGCTGAGGGGTTGACTCTGCCCCAGTTTACCTTGCGGGATGAGAAGGATCTAGGCTATTGTACCAAGCGCTACAACACAG GGAAATTCACCTGCATCGAGGTAAAGTTTCACCTGGAACGACAGATGGGCTACTACCTGATTCAGATGTATATCCCCAGCCTACTCATCGTCATCCTGTCCTGGGTCTCCTTCTGGATCAACATGGATGCTGCCCCTGCCCGGGTGGGCCTAGGCATCACCACTGTGCTCACAATGACAACTCAGAGCTCTGGCTCCCGGGCCTCTTTGCCTAAGGTGAAGAGACATGCAAGGGAACTTGCTTGCCATAGAGCTCCCCATTTCCCATTCATCC TGTTCCCTCCTGCTGACTATTTTCCTTGGATTTAA
- the TMEM31 gene encoding LOW QUALITY PROTEIN: transmembrane protein 31 (The sequence of the model RefSeq protein was modified relative to this genomic sequence to represent the inferred CDS: substituted 1 base at 1 genomic stop codon), producing the protein MKSRRIILVQTYGDHSTVEEMGLTNKSEGEQQLMPNNSDAPNEDQGEEIQQPEEQRTPAGQRTRRGGTQPSRYQLPSRRTPATSTNGAVNFPGVLPWPVQXVANPYQLPAVLQFYPEFILVFKEASHDISHCLKAHVKEIGLPIILHLSALSTLLFHLPFLPTLLFLSFFLLSLLLLLLLIILFTLVF; encoded by the exons ATGAAATCCCGGAGGATAATTTTAGTGCAGACATATG GTGATCACTCTACTGTAGAAGAAATGGGGTTAACAAACAAGAGCGAGGGAGAACAACAGCTCATGCCCAACAACTCTGATGCGCCCAATGAAGATCAAGGTGAAGAAATCCAACAGCCAGAAGAG CAGCGTACTCCAGCAGGGCAGCGAACACGAAGAGGAGGCACACAGCCATCCAGATATCAATTGCCTTCACGTAGGACACCTGCAACATCCACCAATGGAGCAGTCAACTTTCCAGGAGTCCTTCCATGGCCTGTCCAGTGAGTTGCCAACCCATATCAACTGCCTGCTGTTCTTCAGTTTTATCCTGAATTTATTCTGGTTTTTAAAGAAGCTTCCCATGATATATCCCATTGTCTGAAGGCCCATGTCAAAGAGATCGGGCTACCCATCATCCTTCACCTCTCTGccctctccaccctcctcttCCATCTGCCTTTCCTCCCtacacttcttttcctttctttctttcttctttccttacttctgcttctgcttcttattattcttttcactcttgtcttctga